One window of Saimiri boliviensis isolate mSaiBol1 chromosome 4, mSaiBol1.pri, whole genome shotgun sequence genomic DNA carries:
- the TJAP1 gene encoding tight junction-associated protein 1 isoform X2 translates to MTSAAPTKKPYRKAPPEHRELRLEIPGSRLEQEEPLTDAERMKLLQQENEELRRRLASATRRTEALERELEIGQDCLELELGQSREELDKFKDKFRRLQNSYTASQRTNQELEDKLHTLIKKAEMDRKTLDWEIVELTNKLLDAKNTINKLEELNERYRLDCNLAVQLLKCNKSHFRNHKFADLPCELQDMVRKHLHSGQEAASPGPAPSLAPGAVVPTSVIARVLEKPESLLLNSAQSGSAGRPLAEDVFVHVDMSEGVPGDPASPPAPGSPSPQPNGECHSLSTAGGSPEEELPLPAFEKLSPYPTPSPPHPLYPGRRVIEFSEDKVRIPRNSPLPNCTYATRQAISLSLVEEGSERGRPSPVPSTPASAQASPHHQPSPGPPTLSAPASSASSEEDLLASWQRAFVDRTPPPAAVAQRTAFGRDALPELQRHFAHSPADGDEVVQALSPQPEEKELLLPTEPDSGFPREEEEELNLPISLEEERQSLLPINCGTEEGPGTSHTEGRAWPLPSSSRPQRSPKRMGVHHLHRKDSLTQAQEQGNLLN, encoded by the exons ATGACCAGTGCCGCCCCTACTAAGAAACCCTACCGTAAGGCACCGCCAGAGCATCGGGAGCTGAGACTAGAAATTCCTGGATCCCGGCTTGAGCAGGAG gaaccCCTGACTGATGCAGAAAGGATGAA GCTCTTGCAGCAGGAAAATGAAGAGCTTCGCCGGCGCCTGGCCTCGGCCACTAGACGCACTGAGGCCCTGGAACGTGAGCTGGAAATCGGGCAGGACtgcctggagctggagctgggccaGAGCCGCGAAGAGCTGGACAAGTTTAAGGATAAGTTCCGCAG GCTGCAGAACAGCTACACAGCTTCCCAGCGGACCAACCAGGAGTTGGAGGACAAGCTGCACACACTG ATCAAGAAGGCTGAGATGGATAGGAAGACGCTGGACTGGGAGATCGTGGAGCTGACCAACAAGCTGCTGGATGCCAAGAACACCATCAACAAGCTGGAAGAGCTCAAC GAGCGGTACCGGCTGGACTGCAACCTGGCTGTGCAGCTTCTCAAGTGCAACAAGTCCCATTTCCGAAACCACAAGTTCGCCGAT CTGCCCTGTGAGCTACAGGACATGGTTCGGAAACACCTCCATAGTGGTCAGGAGGCCGCCAGCCCAGGTCCTGCCCCCAGCTTAGCCCCAGGGGCTGTGGTGCCTACCTCGGTCATTGCCCGAGTGTTAGAGAAGCCAGAGTCTTTGCTGCTGAATTCAGCCCAGTCGGGCAGCGCTGGGCGCCCCTTGGCTGAGGATGTCTTTGTGCATGTGGACATGAGTGAGGGTGTCCCGGGTGATCCAGCCAGtcccccagctcctggcagccccagcccccaACCCAATGGAGAGTGCCACTCTCTGAGTACTGCTGGGGGCTCCCCGGAGGAAGAGCTGCCCCTGCCAGCCTTTGAGAAGCTGAGCCCCTACCCAACCCCGTCTCCACCACACCCACTGTATCCTGGCCGCAGGGTAATAGAGTTCTCTGAGGATAAGGTTCGGATTCCCCGCAATAGCCCCCTGCCCAACTGCACTTACGCTACCCGCCAGGCCATTTCGCTGAGCCTGGTGGAGGAGGGGAGTGAGCGGGGCCGCCCTAGCCCAGTGCCCAGcacccctgcctcagcccaagCCTCACCTCAccaccagcccagcccagggccccCAACACTCAGTGCCCCAGCCAgctctgccagctctgaagaggaCCTGCTGGCCAGCTGGCAGCGGGCATTTGTGGACCGTACTCCGCCACCTGCCGCTGTGGCCCAGCGCACAGCCTTTGGACGTGATGCCCTCCCTGAGCTGCAGCGCCATTTTGCCCATAGCCCTGCTGACGGAGATGAGGTGGTCCAGGCACTTTCTCCCCAACCTGAAGAGAAGGAGCTTTTGCTACCCACAGAACCTGACTCTGGCTTtccaagggaggaggaagaagagctgaACCTGCCCATCAGCCTTGAGGAAGAGCGCCAGAGTCTGCTGCCCATTAACTGTGGCACAGAGGAGGGGCCTGGCACTTCCCACACTGAAGGCAGGGCCTGGCCACTCCCCAGCTCCAGCCGCCCCCAGCGCAGCCCCAAGAGGATGGGGGTCCACCACCTGCACCGCAAGGACAGCCTGACCCAGGCCCAGGAGCAGGGCAACCTGCTCAACTAG
- the TJAP1 gene encoding tight junction-associated protein 1 isoform X1, giving the protein MTSAAPTKKPYRKAPPEHRELRLEIPGSRLEQEEPLTDAERMKLLQQENEELRRRLASATRRTEALERELEIGQDCLELELGQSREELDKFKDKFRRLQNSYTASQRTNQELEDKLHTLASLSHSWIFAIKKAEMDRKTLDWEIVELTNKLLDAKNTINKLEELNERYRLDCNLAVQLLKCNKSHFRNHKFADLPCELQDMVRKHLHSGQEAASPGPAPSLAPGAVVPTSVIARVLEKPESLLLNSAQSGSAGRPLAEDVFVHVDMSEGVPGDPASPPAPGSPSPQPNGECHSLSTAGGSPEEELPLPAFEKLSPYPTPSPPHPLYPGRRVIEFSEDKVRIPRNSPLPNCTYATRQAISLSLVEEGSERGRPSPVPSTPASAQASPHHQPSPGPPTLSAPASSASSEEDLLASWQRAFVDRTPPPAAVAQRTAFGRDALPELQRHFAHSPADGDEVVQALSPQPEEKELLLPTEPDSGFPREEEEELNLPISLEEERQSLLPINCGTEEGPGTSHTEGRAWPLPSSSRPQRSPKRMGVHHLHRKDSLTQAQEQGNLLN; this is encoded by the exons ATGACCAGTGCCGCCCCTACTAAGAAACCCTACCGTAAGGCACCGCCAGAGCATCGGGAGCTGAGACTAGAAATTCCTGGATCCCGGCTTGAGCAGGAG gaaccCCTGACTGATGCAGAAAGGATGAA GCTCTTGCAGCAGGAAAATGAAGAGCTTCGCCGGCGCCTGGCCTCGGCCACTAGACGCACTGAGGCCCTGGAACGTGAGCTGGAAATCGGGCAGGACtgcctggagctggagctgggccaGAGCCGCGAAGAGCTGGACAAGTTTAAGGATAAGTTCCGCAG GCTGCAGAACAGCTACACAGCTTCCCAGCGGACCAACCAGGAGTTGGAGGACAAGCTGCACACACTG GCCTCTCTTAGCCACAGCTGGATTTTTGCA ATCAAGAAGGCTGAGATGGATAGGAAGACGCTGGACTGGGAGATCGTGGAGCTGACCAACAAGCTGCTGGATGCCAAGAACACCATCAACAAGCTGGAAGAGCTCAAC GAGCGGTACCGGCTGGACTGCAACCTGGCTGTGCAGCTTCTCAAGTGCAACAAGTCCCATTTCCGAAACCACAAGTTCGCCGAT CTGCCCTGTGAGCTACAGGACATGGTTCGGAAACACCTCCATAGTGGTCAGGAGGCCGCCAGCCCAGGTCCTGCCCCCAGCTTAGCCCCAGGGGCTGTGGTGCCTACCTCGGTCATTGCCCGAGTGTTAGAGAAGCCAGAGTCTTTGCTGCTGAATTCAGCCCAGTCGGGCAGCGCTGGGCGCCCCTTGGCTGAGGATGTCTTTGTGCATGTGGACATGAGTGAGGGTGTCCCGGGTGATCCAGCCAGtcccccagctcctggcagccccagcccccaACCCAATGGAGAGTGCCACTCTCTGAGTACTGCTGGGGGCTCCCCGGAGGAAGAGCTGCCCCTGCCAGCCTTTGAGAAGCTGAGCCCCTACCCAACCCCGTCTCCACCACACCCACTGTATCCTGGCCGCAGGGTAATAGAGTTCTCTGAGGATAAGGTTCGGATTCCCCGCAATAGCCCCCTGCCCAACTGCACTTACGCTACCCGCCAGGCCATTTCGCTGAGCCTGGTGGAGGAGGGGAGTGAGCGGGGCCGCCCTAGCCCAGTGCCCAGcacccctgcctcagcccaagCCTCACCTCAccaccagcccagcccagggccccCAACACTCAGTGCCCCAGCCAgctctgccagctctgaagaggaCCTGCTGGCCAGCTGGCAGCGGGCATTTGTGGACCGTACTCCGCCACCTGCCGCTGTGGCCCAGCGCACAGCCTTTGGACGTGATGCCCTCCCTGAGCTGCAGCGCCATTTTGCCCATAGCCCTGCTGACGGAGATGAGGTGGTCCAGGCACTTTCTCCCCAACCTGAAGAGAAGGAGCTTTTGCTACCCACAGAACCTGACTCTGGCTTtccaagggaggaggaagaagagctgaACCTGCCCATCAGCCTTGAGGAAGAGCGCCAGAGTCTGCTGCCCATTAACTGTGGCACAGAGGAGGGGCCTGGCACTTCCCACACTGAAGGCAGGGCCTGGCCACTCCCCAGCTCCAGCCGCCCCCAGCGCAGCCCCAAGAGGATGGGGGTCCACCACCTGCACCGCAAGGACAGCCTGACCCAGGCCCAGGAGCAGGGCAACCTGCTCAACTAG
- the LRRC73 gene encoding leucine-rich repeat-containing protein 73, giving the protein MLPSSIQISGEPLSGAEVRDICRGLRDNAVRLLSLRGCRLCDRDFGRICRALAGATSLAQLNLNLGVVSSPSRIKQLAEALRTNRSIQSLFLHGSPLTDAGLALLNPALALHPALVALDLGDCMLGDEAINLICGLLPPDGAKSGLKELTLSANPGITPKGWSRLAIAVAHSSQVRVLNLDYNPLGDHVAGMLAVAVASSRTLEVLDLEGTGLTNQSAQTLLDMVENYPTALRSLVLAENSISPELQQQICDLLSEGEEEEEVAGGAGDTQEWEKGREPAAHQRGSSSWMCPSDPSSQMVLMTSGLGDSLLAETEM; this is encoded by the exons ATGCTGCCCAGCTCCATTCAGATTTCGGGGGAGCCGCTGTCCGGAGCCGAGGTGCGGGACATCTGCCGCGGCCTGCGCGACAACGCCGTGCGCCTGCTCTCACTGCGCGGCTGCCGCCTCTGCGACCGCGACTTCGGCCGCATCTGCCGGGCCCTGGCCGGGGCCACGTCCTTGGCGCAGCTCAACCTTAACCTGGGCGTCGTGTCTAGCCCCAGTCGCATCAAGCAACTGGCTGAGGCTCTGCGGACCAACCGCTCCATCCAGTCCCTCTT CCTGCACGGGAGCCCCCTGACAGATGCGGGGCTGGCCTTGCTGAACCCAGCCCTGGCCCTCCACCCTGCCCTCGTGGCTTTGGATCTGGGGGACTGCATGCTGGGTGATGAAGCCATCAACCTCATCTGTGGCCTCCTGCCCCCAGACGGGGCCAAATCTG GCTTGAAGGAGCTAACGCTGAGTGCCAACCCTGGCATCACCCCTAAGGGCTGGAGCCGCCTCGCCATTGCTGTGGCCCACAGCTCCCAGGTCCGCGTCCTCAATCTGGATTACAACCCCCTGG GTGACCATGTGGCAGGAATGCTGGCTGTAGCTGTGGCCTCCAGCCGTACCCTAGAGGTCCTAGACTTGGAGGGCACAGGGCTCACCAACCAGTCAGCTCAG ACGCTGCTGGACATGGTAGAAAATTACCCTACAGCTTTACGGAGCCTGGTGTTGGCTGAGAACAGCATTAGCCCAGAGCTGCAACAACAGATCTGTGACCTCCTCtctgagggagaggaggaggaggaagtggcagGAGGGGCTGGCGACACCCAGGAATGGGAGAAAGGGCGGGAGCCTGCTGCCCACCAGAGGGGCAGCAGCTCCTGGATGTGCCCCAGCG ATCCCAGCTCTCAGATGGTGCTAATGACGTCAGGACTAGGGGACAGTCTGTTGGCTGAGACCGAGATGTGA
- the YIPF3 gene encoding protein YIPF3 isoform X2 has protein sequence MATTAAPTGGARNGAGPEWGGFEENIQGGGSAVIDMENMDDTSGSSFEDMGELHQRLREEEVDADAAAAEEEDGEFLGMKGFKGQLSRQVADQMWQAGKRQASRAFSLYANIDILRPYFDVEPAQVRSRLLESMIPIKMVNFPQKIAGELYGPLMLVFTLVAILLHGMKTSDTIIGYGLFGHCIVLFITYNIHLHALFYLFWLLVGGLSTMRMVAVLVSRTVGPTQRLLLCGTLAALHMLFLLYLHFAYHKVVEGILDTLEGPNIPPIQRVPRDIPAMLPAARLPTTMLNATAKAIAVTLQSH, from the exons ATGGCAACTACAGCGGCGCCGACGGGCGGCGCCCGAAACGGAGCTGGCCCGGAATGGGGAGGGTTCGAAGAAAACATCCAG GGCGGAGGCTCAGCTGTGATTGACATGGAGAACATGGATGATACCTCAGGCTCTAGCTTCGAGGATATGGGTGAACTGCATCAGCGCCTGCGCGAGGAGGAAGTAGACGCTGATGCGGCTGCTGCTGAAGAAGAGGATGGAGAGTTCCTGGGCATGAAGGGCTTTAAGGGACAGCTGAGCCGGCAGGTGGCTGATCAG ATGTGGCAGGCTGGGAAGAGACAAGCCTCCAGGGCCTTCAGCTTGTATGCCAACATCGACATCCTGAGACCCTACTTTGATGTGGAGCCTGCCCAGGTGCGAAGCAG gCTCCTGGAGTCCATGATCCCTATCAAGATGGTCAACTTCCCCCAG AAAATTGCAGGTGAACTATATGGACCTCTCATGCTGGTCTTCACACTGGTTGCCATCCTACTCCACGGAATGAAGACATCTGACACTATTATC GGCTATGGCCTCTTCGGGCACTGCATTGTCCTGTTCATCACCTACAACATCCACCTCCATGCCCTCTTCTACCTCTTCTGGCTGTTGGTGGGTGGGCTGTCCACAATGCGCATG GTAGCAGTGTTGGTGTCTCGGACCGTGGGCCCCACACAGCGGCTGCTCCTCTGTGGCACCCTGGCTGCCCTACACATGCTCTTCCTGCTCTATCTGCATTTTGCCTACCACAAAGTGGTAGAGG GGATCCTGGACACACTGGAGGGCCCCAACATCCCGCCCATTCAGAGGGTCCCCAGAGACATCCCTGCCATGCTCCCTGCTGCTCGGcttcccaccaccatgctcaatgCGACAGCCAAGGCTATTGCTGTGACCCTGCAGTCACACTGA
- the YIPF3 gene encoding protein YIPF3 isoform X1, producing the protein MATTAAPTGGARNGAGPEWGGFEENIQGGGSAVIDMENMDDTSGSSFEDMGELHQRLREEEVDADAAAAEEEDGEFLGMKGFKGQLSRQVADQMWQAGKRQASRAFSLYANIDILRPYFDVEPAQVRSRLLESMIPIKMVNFPQKIAGELYGPLMLVFTLVAILLHGMKTSDTIIREGTLMGTAIGTCFGYWLGVSSFIYFLAYLCNAQITMLQMLALLGYGLFGHCIVLFITYNIHLHALFYLFWLLVGGLSTMRMVAVLVSRTVGPTQRLLLCGTLAALHMLFLLYLHFAYHKVVEGILDTLEGPNIPPIQRVPRDIPAMLPAARLPTTMLNATAKAIAVTLQSH; encoded by the exons ATGGCAACTACAGCGGCGCCGACGGGCGGCGCCCGAAACGGAGCTGGCCCGGAATGGGGAGGGTTCGAAGAAAACATCCAG GGCGGAGGCTCAGCTGTGATTGACATGGAGAACATGGATGATACCTCAGGCTCTAGCTTCGAGGATATGGGTGAACTGCATCAGCGCCTGCGCGAGGAGGAAGTAGACGCTGATGCGGCTGCTGCTGAAGAAGAGGATGGAGAGTTCCTGGGCATGAAGGGCTTTAAGGGACAGCTGAGCCGGCAGGTGGCTGATCAG ATGTGGCAGGCTGGGAAGAGACAAGCCTCCAGGGCCTTCAGCTTGTATGCCAACATCGACATCCTGAGACCCTACTTTGATGTGGAGCCTGCCCAGGTGCGAAGCAG gCTCCTGGAGTCCATGATCCCTATCAAGATGGTCAACTTCCCCCAG AAAATTGCAGGTGAACTATATGGACCTCTCATGCTGGTCTTCACACTGGTTGCCATCCTACTCCACGGAATGAAGACATCTGACACTATTATC CGGGAGGGCACCCTGATGGGCACAGCCATTGGCACCTGCTTCGGCTACTGGCTGGGCGTCTCATCCTTCATTTACTTCCTCGCCTACCTGTGCAACGCCCAGATCACCATGCTACAGATGCTGGCACTGCTG GGCTATGGCCTCTTCGGGCACTGCATTGTCCTGTTCATCACCTACAACATCCACCTCCATGCCCTCTTCTACCTCTTCTGGCTGTTGGTGGGTGGGCTGTCCACAATGCGCATG GTAGCAGTGTTGGTGTCTCGGACCGTGGGCCCCACACAGCGGCTGCTCCTCTGTGGCACCCTGGCTGCCCTACACATGCTCTTCCTGCTCTATCTGCATTTTGCCTACCACAAAGTGGTAGAGG GGATCCTGGACACACTGGAGGGCCCCAACATCCCGCCCATTCAGAGGGTCCCCAGAGACATCCCTGCCATGCTCCCTGCTGCTCGGcttcccaccaccatgctcaatgCGACAGCCAAGGCTATTGCTGTGACCCTGCAGTCACACTGA
- the POLR1C gene encoding DNA-directed RNA polymerases I and III subunit RPAC1 isoform X2 — MAAAQAVEEMRSRVVLGEFGVRNVHTTDFPGNYSGYDDAWDQERFEKNFRVDVVHMDENSLEFDMVGIDAAIANAFRRILLAEVPTMAVEKVLVYNNTSIVQDEILAHRLGLIPIHADPRLFEYRNQGDEEGTEIDTLQFRLQVRCTRNPHAAKDSSDPNELYMNHKVYTRHMTWIPLGNQADLFPEGTIRPVHDDILIAQLRPGQEIDLLMHCVKGIGKDHAKFSPVATASYRLLPDITLLEPVEGEAAEELSRCFSPGVIEVQEVQGKKVARVANPRLDTFSREIFRNEKLKKAVRLARVRDHYI, encoded by the exons ATGGCGGCTGCTCAGGCAGTGGAAGAAATGCGGAGCCGCGTGGTTCTAGGGGAGTTTGGGGTTCGCAAT GTCCATACCACTGACTTTCCCGGTAACTATTCCGGTTATGATGATGCCTGGGACCAGGAACGCTTCGAGAAG AATTTCCGTGTGGATGTGGTACACATGGATGAAAACTCACTGGAGTTTGACATGGTGGGAATTGACGCAGCCATTGCCAATGCTTTTCGACGAATTCTATTAGCTGAG GTGCCAACTATGGCTGTGGAGAAGGTCCTGGTGTACAACAACACATCCATTGTTCAGGATGAGATCCTTGCTCACCGTCTGGGGCTCATTCCCATTCATGCTGATCCCCGTCTTTTTGAGTATCGGAACCAAg GAGATGAAGAAGGCACAGAGATAGACACTCTACAGTTTCGTCTTCAAGTCAGATGTACTCGGAACCCCCATGCTGCTAAAGATTCCTCTGACCCCAATGAACTCTACATGAACCACAAAG TGTATACCAGGCATATGACATGGATCCCCCTGGGGAACCAGGCTGATCTCTTCCCAGAAGGCACTATCCGACCAGTGCATGATGATATCCTCATCGCTCAGCTACGGCCTGGCCAGGAAATTGACCTGCTAATGCACTGTGTCAAGGGCATTG GCAAAGACCATGCCAAGTTTTCACCAGTGGCAACAGCCAGTTACAGGCTCCTGCCAGACATCACCCTGCTTGAGCCCGTGGAAGGGGAGGCAGCTGAGGAGTTGAGCAGGTGCTTCTCACCTGGTGTTATTGAGGTGCAGGAAGTCCAAG GTAAAAAGGTAGCCAGAGTTGCCAACCCCCGGCTGGATACCTTCAGCAGAGAAATCTTCCGGAATGAGAAACTAAAGAAGGCCGTGAGGCTTGCCCGGGTTCGAGATCATTATATCT ag
- the POLR1C gene encoding DNA-directed RNA polymerases I and III subunit RPAC1 isoform X3 yields the protein MAAAQAVEEMRSRVVLGEFGVRNVHTTDFPGNYSGYDDAWDQERFEKNFRVDVVHMDENSLEFDMVGIDAAIANAFRRILLAEVPTMAVEKVLVYNNTSIVQDEILAHRLGLIPIHADPRLFEYRNQGDEEGTEIDTLQFRLQVRCTRNPHAAKDSSDPNELYMNHKVYTRHMTWIPLGNQADLFPEGTIRPVHDDILIAQLRPGQEIDLLMHCVKGIGKDHAKFSPVATASYRLLPDITLLEPVEGEAAEELSRCFSPGVIEVQEVQGKKVARVANPRLDTFSREIFRNEKLKKAVRLARVRDHYICEYELLGAVAQACNPSTLGGRGGWITRSRDRDHPGQHGETPSLLKIQKISWTWWRVPVIPATQEAEAGELPEPRRRRLW from the exons ATGGCGGCTGCTCAGGCAGTGGAAGAAATGCGGAGCCGCGTGGTTCTAGGGGAGTTTGGGGTTCGCAAT GTCCATACCACTGACTTTCCCGGTAACTATTCCGGTTATGATGATGCCTGGGACCAGGAACGCTTCGAGAAG AATTTCCGTGTGGATGTGGTACACATGGATGAAAACTCACTGGAGTTTGACATGGTGGGAATTGACGCAGCCATTGCCAATGCTTTTCGACGAATTCTATTAGCTGAG GTGCCAACTATGGCTGTGGAGAAGGTCCTGGTGTACAACAACACATCCATTGTTCAGGATGAGATCCTTGCTCACCGTCTGGGGCTCATTCCCATTCATGCTGATCCCCGTCTTTTTGAGTATCGGAACCAAg GAGATGAAGAAGGCACAGAGATAGACACTCTACAGTTTCGTCTTCAAGTCAGATGTACTCGGAACCCCCATGCTGCTAAAGATTCCTCTGACCCCAATGAACTCTACATGAACCACAAAG TGTATACCAGGCATATGACATGGATCCCCCTGGGGAACCAGGCTGATCTCTTCCCAGAAGGCACTATCCGACCAGTGCATGATGATATCCTCATCGCTCAGCTACGGCCTGGCCAGGAAATTGACCTGCTAATGCACTGTGTCAAGGGCATTG GCAAAGACCATGCCAAGTTTTCACCAGTGGCAACAGCCAGTTACAGGCTCCTGCCAGACATCACCCTGCTTGAGCCCGTGGAAGGGGAGGCAGCTGAGGAGTTGAGCAGGTGCTTCTCACCTGGTGTTATTGAGGTGCAGGAAGTCCAAG GTAAAAAGGTAGCCAGAGTTGCCAACCCCCGGCTGGATACCTTCAGCAGAGAAATCTTCCGGAATGAGAAACTAAAGAAGGCCGTGAGGCTTGCCCGGGTTCGAGATCATTATATCTGTGAGTATGAATTG ctgggcgcggtggctcaagcctgtaatcccagcactttgggaggccgaggcgggtggatcacgaggtcgagagatcgagaccatcctggtcaacatggtgaaaccccgtctctactaaaaatacaaaaaattagctggacatggtggcgtgtgcctgtaatcccagctactcaggaggctgaggcaggagaattgcctgagcccaggaggcggaggttgtggtga
- the POLR1C gene encoding DNA-directed RNA polymerases I and III subunit RPAC1 isoform X1, with the protein MAAAQAVEEMRSRVVLGEFGVRNVHTTDFPGNYSGYDDAWDQERFEKNFRVDVVHMDENSLEFDMVGIDAAIANAFRRILLAEVPTMAVEKVLVYNNTSIVQDEILAHRLGLIPIHADPRLFEYRNQGDEEGTEIDTLQFRLQVRCTRNPHAAKDSSDPNELYMNHKVYTRHMTWIPLGNQADLFPEGTIRPVHDDILIAQLRPGQEIDLLMHCVKGIGKDHAKFSPVATASYRLLPDITLLEPVEGEAAEELSRCFSPGVIEVQEVQGKKVARVANPRLDTFSREIFRNEKLKKAVRLARVRDHYIFSVESTGVLPPDVLVSEAIKVLMGKCRRFLDELDAVQMD; encoded by the exons ATGGCGGCTGCTCAGGCAGTGGAAGAAATGCGGAGCCGCGTGGTTCTAGGGGAGTTTGGGGTTCGCAAT GTCCATACCACTGACTTTCCCGGTAACTATTCCGGTTATGATGATGCCTGGGACCAGGAACGCTTCGAGAAG AATTTCCGTGTGGATGTGGTACACATGGATGAAAACTCACTGGAGTTTGACATGGTGGGAATTGACGCAGCCATTGCCAATGCTTTTCGACGAATTCTATTAGCTGAG GTGCCAACTATGGCTGTGGAGAAGGTCCTGGTGTACAACAACACATCCATTGTTCAGGATGAGATCCTTGCTCACCGTCTGGGGCTCATTCCCATTCATGCTGATCCCCGTCTTTTTGAGTATCGGAACCAAg GAGATGAAGAAGGCACAGAGATAGACACTCTACAGTTTCGTCTTCAAGTCAGATGTACTCGGAACCCCCATGCTGCTAAAGATTCCTCTGACCCCAATGAACTCTACATGAACCACAAAG TGTATACCAGGCATATGACATGGATCCCCCTGGGGAACCAGGCTGATCTCTTCCCAGAAGGCACTATCCGACCAGTGCATGATGATATCCTCATCGCTCAGCTACGGCCTGGCCAGGAAATTGACCTGCTAATGCACTGTGTCAAGGGCATTG GCAAAGACCATGCCAAGTTTTCACCAGTGGCAACAGCCAGTTACAGGCTCCTGCCAGACATCACCCTGCTTGAGCCCGTGGAAGGGGAGGCAGCTGAGGAGTTGAGCAGGTGCTTCTCACCTGGTGTTATTGAGGTGCAGGAAGTCCAAG GTAAAAAGGTAGCCAGAGTTGCCAACCCCCGGCTGGATACCTTCAGCAGAGAAATCTTCCGGAATGAGAAACTAAAGAAGGCCGTGAGGCTTGCCCGGGTTCGAGATCATTATATCT TCTCTGTTGAGTCAACAGGGGTGTTGCCACCAGACGTGCTGGTGAGTGAAGCCATCAAAGTACTGATGGGGAAGTGCCGGCGCTTCTTGGATGAGCTAGATGCGGTTCAGATGGACTGA
- the POLR1C gene encoding DNA-directed RNA polymerases I and III subunit RPAC1 isoform X4, with protein MAAAQAVEEMRSRVVLGEFGVRNVHTTDFPGNYSGYDDAWDQERFEKNFRVDVVHMDENSLEFDMVGIDAAIANAFRRILLAEVPTMAVEKVLVYNNTSIVQDEILAHRLGLIPIHADPRLFEYRNQGDEEGTEIDTLQFRLQVRCTRNPHAAKDSSDPNELYMNHKVYTRHMTWIPLGNQADLFPEGTIRPVHDDILIAQLRPGQEIDLLMHCVKGIGKDHAKFSPVATASYRLLPDITLLEPVEGEAAEELSRCFSPGVIEVQEVQGKKVARVANPRLDTFSREIFRNEKLKKAVRLARVRDHYICEYELFYLSWLSTVAHACNPSTLGGRSRQIA; from the exons ATGGCGGCTGCTCAGGCAGTGGAAGAAATGCGGAGCCGCGTGGTTCTAGGGGAGTTTGGGGTTCGCAAT GTCCATACCACTGACTTTCCCGGTAACTATTCCGGTTATGATGATGCCTGGGACCAGGAACGCTTCGAGAAG AATTTCCGTGTGGATGTGGTACACATGGATGAAAACTCACTGGAGTTTGACATGGTGGGAATTGACGCAGCCATTGCCAATGCTTTTCGACGAATTCTATTAGCTGAG GTGCCAACTATGGCTGTGGAGAAGGTCCTGGTGTACAACAACACATCCATTGTTCAGGATGAGATCCTTGCTCACCGTCTGGGGCTCATTCCCATTCATGCTGATCCCCGTCTTTTTGAGTATCGGAACCAAg GAGATGAAGAAGGCACAGAGATAGACACTCTACAGTTTCGTCTTCAAGTCAGATGTACTCGGAACCCCCATGCTGCTAAAGATTCCTCTGACCCCAATGAACTCTACATGAACCACAAAG TGTATACCAGGCATATGACATGGATCCCCCTGGGGAACCAGGCTGATCTCTTCCCAGAAGGCACTATCCGACCAGTGCATGATGATATCCTCATCGCTCAGCTACGGCCTGGCCAGGAAATTGACCTGCTAATGCACTGTGTCAAGGGCATTG GCAAAGACCATGCCAAGTTTTCACCAGTGGCAACAGCCAGTTACAGGCTCCTGCCAGACATCACCCTGCTTGAGCCCGTGGAAGGGGAGGCAGCTGAGGAGTTGAGCAGGTGCTTCTCACCTGGTGTTATTGAGGTGCAGGAAGTCCAAG GTAAAAAGGTAGCCAGAGTTGCCAACCCCCGGCTGGATACCTTCAGCAGAGAAATCTTCCGGAATGAGAAACTAAAGAAGGCCGTGAGGCTTGCCCGGGTTCGAGATCATTATATCTGTGAGTATGAATTG TTTTACCTTTcatggctgagcacggtggctcatgcctgtaatcccagtactttgggaggccgaagcaggcagattgcttga